A region from the Acyrthosiphon pisum isolate AL4f chromosome A1, pea_aphid_22Mar2018_4r6ur, whole genome shotgun sequence genome encodes:
- the LOC100163602 gene encoding receptor-type tyrosine-protein phosphatase N2 isoform X6, translating into MIGPLIKVAFITTVLICGVHCERYIGRTLEWKKRTGCLFNRNVCSQRELCFDDHAFGKCIPKYDNGAGEYTYKLIMNNLMILREDMKFLYYNGYSWPHPFTQCVLQHRLKLIRYSLPPVDNSICNQYLRVPDGRQNDDGNFADFYKQPDVYVGAEDIGQDREYYPDIGSRQQQYEEDPSALVYGQPRFRPDYNTLEGFRAGEEMKDTVDDEWKKLRQMDMLSKGTDNSNKAYTEGGLVFLPKKGWIFIGANGEEDEVMFSDFINNYDSESGWAGFKRPERLDVKKPGPFFKLNNFVKNDEGGEPKSSEDITKTVDATTLLGTNRKTDSEDNKSTNPKTSTKLTQDDFKTTYVSKIAPEEEKYGQKKEKTKDKMDDTDDDNYEVVDTSYVCIRLKEKISNPDRGEKLLKTLASIINVEFKSMVNARFEESEITFQILPSAGINVTELVKKIETMKNKFAKKTGYTIDFVSIGDKAKTPSVMMSSTYEDSKNFEWIFMSVAAVCAVVASAAALLIIRRHSRYKNKFEGLIGSSAEVSKDYQELCRARMSNKKEEPNAASQRIASLSKDPDNSPSSRSSTSSWGEEPVLSNMDISTGHMVLAYMEDHLNNKNRLDSEWAALCAYEAEPCAVNVARKPDNAKKNRYINALPYDHARVVINEYANMNNSDYINASTITDHDPRNPAYIATQGPLAETSADFWQMVWEQGCVVIVMLTRLVENDVVLCHRYWPEEGSELYHIYEVHLVSEHIWCDDYLVRSFYLKNLKTGETRTVTQFHFLTWPDGGVPNTTKALLEFRRKVNKSFRGRSCPIVVHCSDGVSRTGSYCLLDMVLNRMAKGAKEIDIAATLEHIRDQRSGAVATKAQFQMVLAAVAEEVQAILKALPQQQTPQPLPPPPPPAQH; encoded by the exons gTTGCTTATTTAACCGTAATGTTTGTTCTCAACGCGAATTGTGCTTTGATG atcATGCATTTGGCAAATGCATTCCAAAATATGATAATGGAGCCGGAGAATACAC gtacaaattaataatgaataacctTATGATTCTACGGGAAGATATGAAATTTCTCTACTACAATGGTTATAGTTGGCCGCATCCTTTTACACAATGCGTACTTCAACAtcgattgaaattgataagatatAGTTTACCACCAGTTGACAATTCGATTTGTAATCAATACTTAAGAGTACCTGACGGCAGACAA AATGATGATGGAAATTTTGCGGACTTCTACAAACAACCTGATGTGTATGTGGGTGCGGAAGATATTGGTCAAGATCGTGAATACTATCccgatatag GCTCTAGACAACAACAGTACGAAGAAGATCCAAGTGCGTTAGTTTATGGTCAACCAAGATTCCGCCCGGATTACAACACGCTGGAAGGATTTAGAGCAGGCGAAGAAATGAAGGATACTGTGGACGACGAGTGGAAAAAATTGAGACAAATGGACATGCTATCAAAGGGTACAGACAATTCCAATAAAGCTTATACGGAAGGTGGTTTAGTGTTCTTGCCGAAAAAGG GATGGATATTTATAGGAGCTAATGGCGAGGAGGATGAAGTAATGTTTAgtgatttcattaataattatgattcagAATCGGGTTGGGCCGGATTCAAAAGACCCGAACGATTGGACGTTAAAAAACCAGGAccattctttaaattaaataatttcgta aaaaatgACGAAGGGGGTGAACCAAAATCATCAGAGGATATAACGAAAACTGTTG ATGCAACAACTTTGCTAGGAACAAACCGAAAAACGGATTCAGAggataataaatcaacaaatcCTAAGACATCAACAAAATTAACTCAAGATGATTTCAAAACCACTTATGTAAGCAAAATTGCACCAGAAGAAGAAAAATATGGACAGAAAAAAGAAAAGACAAAGGATAAAATGGATGATACGGATGATGATAATTATGAAGTGGTCGACACTTCTTATGTTTGCATCCGACTAAAAGAAAA gataAGTAATCCAGATAGAGGAGAGAAACTACTTAAAACGCTGGCAAGTATCATCAACGTTGAATTTAAATCTATGGTGAATGCTCG ttttgaaGAATCTGAGATTACATTCCAGATACTCCCAAGTGCTGGAATTAATGTTACAGaattagtgaaaaaaatagaaacaatgAAGAACAAATTCGCAAAGAAAACGGGTTATACCATTGACTTTGTGAGCATTGGAGATAag gccAAGACACCATCAGTGATGATGAGTTCGACATACGAAGACAGTAAAAATTTCGAATGGATTTTCATGTCAGTCGCAGCTGTGTGCGCGGTAGTAGCCTCAGCTGCggcgttattaattattagaagaCATTCaagatataaaaacaaatttgaggGGTTGATTGGTAGTAGTGCGGAAGTCAGTAAAGATTAtcag gaATTATGCCGAGCACGAATGTCGAATAAGAAAGAAGAACCGAATGCCGCGTCCCAGAGAATAGCAAGCTTGTCAAAAGATCCAGACAACAGTCCTTCTTCAAGGTCAAGCACGTCTTCGTg GGGAGAGGAACCGGTCTTATCGAACATGGATATATCTACCGGACACATGGTTTTG GCGTATATGGAAGATCATTTGAACAACAAGAACCGATTGGACAGCGAATGGGCAGCGCTATGTGCGTACGAGGCGGAACCGTGTGCGGTGAATGTCGCAAGAAAG CCGGACAACGCCAAGAAGAATCGTTACATCAACGCACTGCCATACGATCACGCCAGAGTTGTGATCAACGAGTATGCCAATATGAACAACTCGGACTACATAAACGCATCAACAATA ACTGACCACGATCCGCGTAACCCGGCGTACATTGCAACACAAGGACCGTTAGCCGAGACGTCGGCGGACTTTTGGCAAATGGTGTGGGAACAAGGCTGCGTAGTGATCGTCATGTTGACTAGACTGGTTGAGAACGACGTGGTGTTGTGTCACCGTTACTGGCCGGAAGAAGGATCGGAACTCTATCACATATACGAG gtgcaTTTGGTGAGCGAACACATATGGTGCGACGATTACTTGGTAAGGAGCTTTTATTTGAAGAATTTGAAAACCGGAGAGACCAGGACCGTTACTCAATTCCACTTCTTGACATGGCCAGACGGAGGCGTACCGAACACTACCAAAGCTCTGTTGGAGTTCCGCAG gaaagTAAACAAGTCGTTCCGTGGCAGATCTTGTCCTATTGTCGTGCATTGCAG CGATGGTGTTAGTCGTACTGGTTCGTATTGCCTATTGGACATGGTGCTTAATCGTATGGCGAAAGGAGCTAAGGAGATCGATATAGCTGCTACCCTGGAGCACATCCGTGATCAGCGTTCGGGAGCGGTGGCGACTAAGGCGCAATTCCAAATGGTTCTGGCCGCCGTGGCCGAAGAAGTGCAAGCCATATTGAAAGCTTTGCCCCAGCAACAGACACCTCAACCTTTACCTCCGCCTCCACCACCAGCCCAACATTGA
- the LOC100163602 gene encoding receptor-type tyrosine-protein phosphatase N2 isoform X1, translated as MIGPLIKVAFITTVLICGVHCERYIGRTLEWKKRTGCLFNRNVCSQRELCFDDHAFGKCIPKYDNGAGEYTYKLIMNNLMILREDMKFLYYNGYSWPHPFTQCVLQHRLKLIRYSLPPVDNSICNQYLRVPDGRQNDDGNFADFYKQPDVYVGAEDIGQDREYYPDIDYEYRRNIINRNRLQGTPLYLPWMPGSRQQQYEEDPSALVYGQPRFRPDYNTLEGFRAGEEMKDTVDDEWKKLRQMDMLSKGTDNSNKAYTEGGLVFLPKKGWIFIGANGEEDEVMFSDFINNYDSESGWAGFKRPERLDVKKPGPFFKLNNFVKNDEGGEPKSSEDITKTVDATTLLGTNRKTDSEDNKSTNPKTSTKLTQDDFKTTYVSKIAPEEEKYGQKKEKTKDKMDDTDDDNYEVVDTSYVCIRLKEKISNPDRGEKLLKTLASIINVEFKSMVNARFEESEITFQILPSAGINVTELVKKIETMKNKFAKKTGYTIDFVSIGDKAKTPSVMMSSTYEDSKNFEWIFMSVAAVCAVVASAAALLIIRRHSRYKNKFEGLIGSSAEVSKDYQELCRARMSNKKEEPNAASQRIASLSKDPDNSPSSRSSTSSWGEEPVLSNMDISTGHMVLAYMEDHLNNKNRLDSEWAALCAYEAEPCAVNVARKPDNAKKNRYINALPYDHARVVINEYANMNNSDYINASTITDHDPRNPAYIATQGPLAETSADFWQMVWEQGCVVIVMLTRLVENDVVLCHRYWPEEGSELYHIYEVHLVSEHIWCDDYLVRSFYLKNLKTGETRTVTQFHFLTWPDGGVPNTTKALLEFRRKVNKSFRGRSCPIVVHCSDGVSRTGSYCLLDMVLNRMAKGAKEIDIAATLEHIRDQRSGAVATKAQFQMVLAAVAEEVQAILKALPQQQTPQPLPPPPPPAQH; from the exons gTTGCTTATTTAACCGTAATGTTTGTTCTCAACGCGAATTGTGCTTTGATG atcATGCATTTGGCAAATGCATTCCAAAATATGATAATGGAGCCGGAGAATACAC gtacaaattaataatgaataacctTATGATTCTACGGGAAGATATGAAATTTCTCTACTACAATGGTTATAGTTGGCCGCATCCTTTTACACAATGCGTACTTCAACAtcgattgaaattgataagatatAGTTTACCACCAGTTGACAATTCGATTTGTAATCAATACTTAAGAGTACCTGACGGCAGACAA AATGATGATGGAAATTTTGCGGACTTCTACAAACAACCTGATGTGTATGTGGGTGCGGAAGATATTGGTCAAGATCGTGAATACTATCccgatatag ATTATGAATATCGTCGAAATATTATTAACCGAAATAGACTTCAAGGAACTCCTTTGTATTTACCGTGGATGCCAG GCTCTAGACAACAACAGTACGAAGAAGATCCAAGTGCGTTAGTTTATGGTCAACCAAGATTCCGCCCGGATTACAACACGCTGGAAGGATTTAGAGCAGGCGAAGAAATGAAGGATACTGTGGACGACGAGTGGAAAAAATTGAGACAAATGGACATGCTATCAAAGGGTACAGACAATTCCAATAAAGCTTATACGGAAGGTGGTTTAGTGTTCTTGCCGAAAAAGG GATGGATATTTATAGGAGCTAATGGCGAGGAGGATGAAGTAATGTTTAgtgatttcattaataattatgattcagAATCGGGTTGGGCCGGATTCAAAAGACCCGAACGATTGGACGTTAAAAAACCAGGAccattctttaaattaaataatttcgta aaaaatgACGAAGGGGGTGAACCAAAATCATCAGAGGATATAACGAAAACTGTTG ATGCAACAACTTTGCTAGGAACAAACCGAAAAACGGATTCAGAggataataaatcaacaaatcCTAAGACATCAACAAAATTAACTCAAGATGATTTCAAAACCACTTATGTAAGCAAAATTGCACCAGAAGAAGAAAAATATGGACAGAAAAAAGAAAAGACAAAGGATAAAATGGATGATACGGATGATGATAATTATGAAGTGGTCGACACTTCTTATGTTTGCATCCGACTAAAAGAAAA gataAGTAATCCAGATAGAGGAGAGAAACTACTTAAAACGCTGGCAAGTATCATCAACGTTGAATTTAAATCTATGGTGAATGCTCG ttttgaaGAATCTGAGATTACATTCCAGATACTCCCAAGTGCTGGAATTAATGTTACAGaattagtgaaaaaaatagaaacaatgAAGAACAAATTCGCAAAGAAAACGGGTTATACCATTGACTTTGTGAGCATTGGAGATAag gccAAGACACCATCAGTGATGATGAGTTCGACATACGAAGACAGTAAAAATTTCGAATGGATTTTCATGTCAGTCGCAGCTGTGTGCGCGGTAGTAGCCTCAGCTGCggcgttattaattattagaagaCATTCaagatataaaaacaaatttgaggGGTTGATTGGTAGTAGTGCGGAAGTCAGTAAAGATTAtcag gaATTATGCCGAGCACGAATGTCGAATAAGAAAGAAGAACCGAATGCCGCGTCCCAGAGAATAGCAAGCTTGTCAAAAGATCCAGACAACAGTCCTTCTTCAAGGTCAAGCACGTCTTCGTg GGGAGAGGAACCGGTCTTATCGAACATGGATATATCTACCGGACACATGGTTTTG GCGTATATGGAAGATCATTTGAACAACAAGAACCGATTGGACAGCGAATGGGCAGCGCTATGTGCGTACGAGGCGGAACCGTGTGCGGTGAATGTCGCAAGAAAG CCGGACAACGCCAAGAAGAATCGTTACATCAACGCACTGCCATACGATCACGCCAGAGTTGTGATCAACGAGTATGCCAATATGAACAACTCGGACTACATAAACGCATCAACAATA ACTGACCACGATCCGCGTAACCCGGCGTACATTGCAACACAAGGACCGTTAGCCGAGACGTCGGCGGACTTTTGGCAAATGGTGTGGGAACAAGGCTGCGTAGTGATCGTCATGTTGACTAGACTGGTTGAGAACGACGTGGTGTTGTGTCACCGTTACTGGCCGGAAGAAGGATCGGAACTCTATCACATATACGAG gtgcaTTTGGTGAGCGAACACATATGGTGCGACGATTACTTGGTAAGGAGCTTTTATTTGAAGAATTTGAAAACCGGAGAGACCAGGACCGTTACTCAATTCCACTTCTTGACATGGCCAGACGGAGGCGTACCGAACACTACCAAAGCTCTGTTGGAGTTCCGCAG gaaagTAAACAAGTCGTTCCGTGGCAGATCTTGTCCTATTGTCGTGCATTGCAG CGATGGTGTTAGTCGTACTGGTTCGTATTGCCTATTGGACATGGTGCTTAATCGTATGGCGAAAGGAGCTAAGGAGATCGATATAGCTGCTACCCTGGAGCACATCCGTGATCAGCGTTCGGGAGCGGTGGCGACTAAGGCGCAATTCCAAATGGTTCTGGCCGCCGTGGCCGAAGAAGTGCAAGCCATATTGAAAGCTTTGCCCCAGCAACAGACACCTCAACCTTTACCTCCGCCTCCACCACCAGCCCAACATTGA